Sequence from the Methylophilales bacterium MBRSF5 genome:
CTCCAAATTTTTTAATTTAACGGATTTGGAAGATTTTATATTTAGTAAGCTTAATCCTTCTGCTTTTACCAGAATACAACCTAGCTCTCATTCGCCAATTTTTATTGTTGGTATGCCAAGATCAGGATCTACGCTTGTTGAAAGCATTCTTTTAAATAATAAGAATATATATTCATGTGGTGAAGTTCCTCTTTTGCATGATGAATTTTATAGTCTTGTTCAATCAGATAAAAATAGCTTGATGGAATCGTTAGAAGATATTCAAGCAAGATATGTCAATCTAATTGAATCCATGACGAATTCTTTAAACTTTATTGATAAGTTACCCCTTAATTTTTTTTGGATTGATCTAATATTATTGATGTTTCCTAACGCAAAATTTGTTTTTGCTGAAAGAAATAAATTTGACACATGTTTTTCTATTTTTAAAACCTTTTTTGGTGATTCTGCACTTCCTTTTTCATACAAATCAAATGAAATTGTTGAATTTTATAATTTTTACAACAAAGTAAAAGATTATTGGCAGAAAGTATATAGAAATAATTTATATACTATTTCATATGACAATATAATTACTGATTCGAGTTCTGAGTTTAAAAATTTATTTAATTTTTTAGATATTGATTTTGATCAATCAATGATTCTTCTTGACGATAAAAGATTTGTTCAAACCGCAAGCTTTGCTCAAGTCCGAGGAGAAATCTCAAAACAAACTTCATATGAGAGTTTTAAGAAAATTTTTCCCGAATTTTTATTGTAATTTATTTTTCAGTTTTAAATAGTCGTCAATGGTTTCGAATTCCTTTTTCCAGCATCTATCTTTTTCTTGTCTCAATATTTGCACACTCGGATAAAATTGGGAGTAATTTTTTTCACCATACCAGTACCACAACTTTCCTTGTGATTTTGGACATAAAAGAATCGTTGGCACCCCCAAACTTCCTGCTAGATGAACTGTTATGTTGCTAATTGTTATCACTAAATCACATTTTGAAATTAATTTTAATAATCCTTTGATGTCATTAAAATAATCAAGTTCTTTTTCAACATCAAGCTTATTCGAAGTCCTTAAATTGAATTGCTTTATTTCATTCTCAACCTCTCCATACTGAAGTGAAACAAAGTCAAATTTGTACTTAAATAGTTTTTCGAACTGCATCAGATCAATGCTTTTTTCAGATCCTATTTTTTTATTATCACTTCTCCATGAAATCCCAATTAATTTATTTTTAAAATCTAAACCTTCCAAATTATTATTTTTATTTAATTTTTCTTTTAATTTCGGAATGTAATTTATGATTGTTGCAAGATTTATTTTTTGGTAATTTTCGTATTGAGGTATATTACTTGAATATTCTGTCATTCCTATTACTTTTATTTTAGGATATAGTCCTTTTATTGCGTCTTCTGTTTTATCGGTAGCAATGTATGTCACATCTTTATAGATTTGTGTAAATTCATCTATTAACCTAAGATACAAGAATTGATCACCTACACCTTGTTCCCAACTAATAAGAATTTTCTTTGATGGGTCTAAATTTGGAAGACTAAAGTCATCAAATTTACCAAATTTTTTTTCACGCTTTGTTCTGTACCTGTAATAGGGCATCACATTTTCAAACTCATTCTTCATGAGTTTTATTAAACCTAAATGATAATTTGTCTCTACATTCTCAGGTTCTTTTTTTAGGATCTCCTTTAAAGTTACCTCAGCATCATCAATTTTTCCCAAATTCATATTGATCGTCGCTTCTTGAAATTGAATCAAAGTATTATTTGGATCTATCCTTTTACATTCATTAATCGCATTAAAAGCTAAATCTTTCTTCCTTAATTTGGCGTACTGTGATGCAAGCGTAATCCATAAATTAAAATTATTTGAATTTAACTTTGAGGATTTTTCTAATTGCTCAACTGATTGTTTCGTTTGGTTAATATTGGCATACGTAATACCCAGATTGTAATTTAGAATAAAATTTTCTGGATCAATACTCAGGCCCATCTTGTATACGCTAATTGCTAAATCATATTTTTCGTATTTATTTAGTGTAAATCCATAGCTAATATATGTATCAATATTTTGACTTGAACTTTCAATGATTTCATCAAATGTTTTTATTGATTTTTCAAGATCTCCATTTTCCCTGTACGCAATAGCTAGTTGCAAAAGTCCCCACTCGTCATTTTTTTTATTAAATTGTTGAACATCCTCAATCACAATGTCCCATTTTTTTAACTGCGATAGAGTTTGGATGTACATCTTAAAAGTTTGATCTTTATATAAAATATTTAATGATTTTTTAAAGAGCTCTAAAGCCGAATCAGTCTTATTTAAATTAATGTTAACAACAGCAAGATTAGTCAACGCTTCTGTGTGTGTAGGATTTTTTCGTAAAACTTTTCTTAGAGATACCTCTGCAGCCTGAAAATTTCCTTGCTGAAATAAGACAGAAGCCTCGTGTAGAATTTTTTGTAAATTCATTAGTAAATTATATTGGATAATGCATTCAAAAAAAAACCCTGCCGAAACAGGGTTTTTGAATTCTTTAAGAACTATAAAATTCTAGAAGAATAGGATTGCGCCAAGAGATATTGACTGATGCTCTGCTTTATTAGCGGAGCTATGGCCCTCTGACTCAACATCATTGTACTCTGCAACTAAGTTTAAGTGCTTAGTTAGTGGGTGGTATGCACCAACAGTCCAACGCTTGTTTTCGTCGACTAATGTGCCATCAGATTCGCCTGAAGCTTCATCAAGTCTTGAAACACCGTATGAAACACCAAGTTTTGTTCCAGTTGGGATCACGTATGTAGCTTGTAAGTAACCACCGTCTGAATCACGTTTCTTAGCTTTGTTACCAGTTTGCAAATCAACACCGTTAGTACCCATTAGTGTTGTACCAACGCCTTCACCATTGTAGTAGTAAGCAACAACACCTAAGTTACCTGATGTCACCGCAGCACCAATATCGTATACTGAAGCTGTGTAGTCATCCACATCAGCTGATGTAGTTTGATCAGTACCGCCAGATGCGTCAATTGAAACGTCATATGATGCAAATGATGACCACACTTTACCAGCGACGTCACCAGTCCATTCATACTGAACCTGACCTTCAATACCTAAACGGTCTTGATTTAATTCTGTTGCTGATGTAACACCACTCACAACTTGAACAGCATCACCAAATGCACCTTGGTTAGGATTTGTTACACCAATAGTAGCTGAAAAACCATTCATGTTTGGTGTTGTGTATGAAATTTGACCTTTCCAAGCTGGATAGATATAACCTGTTCCGATACCACCAAGTGTTGTTGAGTTACCTGAACGAATACCGCCAGCAACAGTACCAACACCTAATAATGTCATGTCATTAAGGATAGCTTGGCCAGCAAAGATACCTAAATCTTTACCAATTTTAACTGTACCCCAAGACTTATCACCAAATGTTAAAAAAGCTTGACGATTAAGTGGTGTTTTTGCATCACCAGCAGCAGCATTGTCAGAAGCGTTTGGCTGGAATGAAATTGTGAATGATACGTCCACGTCATTTTGACGTGTTGTACCTGTGAAGCCTAACCATGAAGGTAAAAGGCCTGTGTTAATACCAACTGCATCACCGTCACCTTGAAGGTCTTCTCCAGATGCTAAGCCACCTGTAATTGAACTTCCTTTTGCTTTGTCAGCATCTGTCCATGTAGCGAAGGCATTAACGTTACCGTTAATATCAATCGTCCAATCACCTGCAGGAATGATGATACCTGCGTTTGCAACTGAAGCTGCAGATAAAACTGCACCAGCAACTGCTAATTTGATTTTATTATTCATAAAAATCTCCTATGTTAAAAAATACCTCTCAAACAAGTTGAGAGAAAGTTCGCGAACTTTCTCAACGTCAAACGTTAAGAAGTTAAGAATATTATGCTGAATTTATGATTTCATTACCAGTGTTAAGTGTTTTTTTTGCAACATGAGGCATATTTTGTTGTTTTTTTACAACAAAAAGTGTCTTTTTTTATTTAATTCAATGATTTATGTATTTCATTAGCGAAACGATCAGTCATTCCAGATAGGAAATCAGCAATTGAGCGGTGTTTTTTATCTGGAGTCTTATAATCAATAGGAAGGGTTTCGAAGTTATCGTTATAGTAATTAAATAAATCGGTAATTATCTTATTTGCATTGCTAGTCATGAGTTTTACCCTCGGATGTTCATAGAGTTTGATTCTTAAAAAACTTCTACAATCATTTAAGTAATTTTGTATGGTCTCGGAGAAATTAATCAATGTAGTTTTATGGTTTCTTACCTCGTCAATTGTTTTAATATTTGACTGATTCAGTAATTTTCTTGAATTATTAGTCACATCATTGATAAGAATAAACATCATTCGACGTAATGTTTCATAAACACAAACTTTTTCATCAATCTCATTGCTATTTAAATTGTTGCTTAAATTACCGTAATTTTCAGCAAAAAAATCAAGTTGCTTTAATTTGGATATGGTTAGGATCCCTGATCGGTATCCATCCTCAAGATCGTGGATGTTATAGGCAATGCTATCAGCAATATCTACAATTTGAGCTTCAAGGCTTGGTTTTGTTTTGTTGAGAAATCTTTCACCAACCTTACCTAACGCTGATGCATTCTTTGTTGAGCAATGTTTAAGGATACCTTCACGACTTTCAAAAGTCAGATTAAGGCCACTGAAGTTTATATACCTTTTTTCTAGCTTATCTACAACCCGTAAGGATTGATAATTATGCTCAAAACCCCCATGACTTTTCATACATTGATTCAATGCATCTTGGCCTGCATGACCAAAGGGGGTGTGGCCTAGGTCATGCGCTAGTGCTATAGTTTCAGACAAATCTTCATTTAATTCTAATGAGCGGGCTACTCCTCTGGAAATTTGAGATACCTCAAGCGAATGAGTTAGTCTTGTCCGAAACATATCACCTTCATGATTCACAAAAACTTGTGTTTTATACATCAATCTTCGAAAAGCGGAGGAATGAATAATCCGATCTCGATCTCTTTGAAAGTCGTTTCTCAGAGGTGATTTATTTTCTAAATGTTCTCTGCCTAAGGAATTGTTCTCATGTACGGCATATTGTTTCATTTTTGTTGAGCATGTTTCCAGTTAGCTTTTGATAACATCGTCCAATGCACTCGATGAATATTTATTGGTCACTATTGCTTTTCCAATGCCTTGTTGTAGAACTAGGTAAATTTCCTTATCTTTATTTTTTTTATCTAATTTCATAGCACCAATAAAATTTTCATAGTCAATTTTAGGTTTTTCAATAGGTAAATTAGCTCGGAAAATAAGATCTTTTACTCGATCGAACTCAGACTCACTTAGCCATGCTTGAGTAAGTGACATCTTCGCTGCAAGGACCATCCCACAACCAACCGCTTCTCCATGGAGCCACTCCCCATAACCTAAACAGTTTTCAATCGCATGTCCAAAAGTATGTCCAAGATTAAGAATGGCTCTAATACCAGATTCTTTTTCATCTTCAGAAACAACTTTAGCTTTAATTTCACAAGATCTGTATATGACATGCTCCAAATGATCAAAATCTAACTGTTTTAGATTTTCAATATTCACTTCGAGGTATTTAAAAAAATCTTCATCCCAAATCAGACCGTACTTTATAACTTCAGCAAGTCCTGCTGATATTTGTCGATTATCAAGTGTTTTTAAAACATTTAAGTCAATCACTACAGCTTGTGGCTGATAAAAAGCTCCAATCATATTTTTACCCAGCAAGTGATTTATACCAGTTTTTCCCCCAACTGATGAATCAACTTGTGCTAGAAGGGTGGTTGGTATTTGAACAAATGGAATACCTCTTAGAAATGAAGCAGCAGCATATCCAGCAATGTCTCCAACAACGCCTCCGCCGAGTGCCAGAATGGTTGTATCACGATTACACTGATTTTCTAGTAATTTGGTATAAATATAATTTAAAGAATCGTAATTTTTAAATTCTTCGCCATCATCAATGATTGCCTCTATTACTTGATAATCATCTAGTAAATTTTTTAAATTCTCTAAATATAGTTGAGAAACTGTTGTATTCGATACGATACAGATGATTTTTGTTTTGATGTGACTTGTAATTATTTTTGCATCTTCTAAAACACCACTGCCTATATATATAGGATAAGATCTGTCTCCAAGTTCAACATTTAAAATTTTCATATAGCATCCATTTTTTTTATTATAAATTTAACGACATCAATTGATTTCATGTGACTTGTATCAACATCCATATCTGCAAGGTACTGATAATAAGGCTCTCTTTCCTCCAATATCCTTTCAATAACCTGTTCTTTATCATCAACGTTGAGTATCGGTCTGGAATTATCATTTTTTAATCTATTACATAAGGTTTGGAGGTTTGCTTTCAGATAAATAACCAAAGTATTATGTTTTATAAGCTGAGCCCTGCTCTTCTCATTGGTTACTATGCCGCCACCGGTAGAAATAATCACCTTATCCTTTTCAATCGAATCACTCAGTACTTGCAGTTCTCTTTCTCTGAAACCTGCCTCACCTTCAATCTCAAAAATTGTATTGATCTTGACACCCGATTTTTCTTCGATAATTTTATCCAAATCAATAAAATCGTAACCTAATTTATTAGATAAAAGTTTTCCAATTGTGGTTTTTCCTGCCCCCATCATTCCAACTAATATTATTTTTGACACCATATCTAATATATAATCTTTCTTTAATTATTCATTATACAAGTATATTAAATACTCTAGATTGATCATGAACTCAATCAAACAAATTTTAATAATCTCAACTTCAATAATCCTATCTTCCATAGCGTTAATCTACTATGTCTATCTTCTGATTGTTCCGTCGCTACCACCTTTAGATAATTTAGCCGACTATCGGCCTAAGGAGCCGCTTCAGGTTTTCACTAAGGAGGGTGACTTAATTGCAGAATTTGGTGAAGAGCATCGAGATTTTATTAAAATAAATAATGTTCCTCAGAAAATGATCAATGCCATCATTGCAACCGAGGATAGAAGATTTTTTGAGCACAATGGAATCGACTTCATTGGGATATTCAGAGCGACTTATAAGACGCTTCTTGGAATAAGTTTTGAAGGGGCAAGCACGATTACCATGCAAGTAGCACGTAATTTTTTTCTCACATCAGATAAAACCATCAAAAGAAAAATAAGTGAAATATTACTATCTTTGGAGATAGAAAAACATTTGTCTAAAGAACAGATACTTGAGCTATACATGAATCAAATCTACCTTGGCCAAAGAAGTTTTGGTTTTAATTCTGCAGCCAATACATATTTTAGTAAAAACCTTAATGAACTTAACACTGCTGAAATGGCCCTTTTAGCAGGACTTCCTAAAGCACCAAGTCGATATAATCCATTTAATAATTATGATTTAGCAATCAAGAGGCAAAAAGATGTGCTTGCTAGCATGTTAAGGCATGGATTCATTGATGAGCCTACTTATATCATTGCTATAGATGAGCAAATTAATCTTAAAGAATCCAAAATGAAGAAGGATGTTGATGCAGAATTTATTGCCGAGATGGTGAGGAAAGACTTGTTTGAAGAATTTGGAGAAAAAATTTATTCCAGTGGATTAAAAGTCTACACCACCATTAAAAGTACAAATCAAAAATTAGCTAATCAAGCAGTCAGGGACGGGATTATCAGTTATATTAATAGACATCAACCGCGCGAACCTGATGGAATTTTTGATTTAGAAAATTTTATTTCAAATGAAACAATTGAAAATGAAGAAAAACTAAAAAAAGAGGTCATTGAGTTTTTAAAGAAATTTTCAACTTTCGATGATTTTATCCCTGGGGTGATTACCAAAATGCAACCCTTGGAAATTGAAGTAATCTTAAAAGACGGAAGAACTATTAATGTTTATAAAAAAGGTTTGAAACTAATTGAAAATGACAAAGGTTACGAGGATGAGCATGAGGAATATAGAAGGATAAAAGTTGGTGGGGTTTACCATTTTACAAAATTTAGTAAAGATTGGATTATCACTCAATTACCCGAAGTTGAGTCTGCATTAGTTGCAATGGATCCAAACTCAGGTGAAATCAATGCCCTTGTTGGAGGATTTAATTTTCAAAAAAATAAATATAATCATATTACTCAAGCTTTCCGTCAGCCTGGATCTGTATTTAAACCCTTTATTTACTCTGCAGCCATTGAAAAGGGAGTCACACCAGCGACCTTAGTAAATGATAATTTTTTCTTTATGACTGCTGATGAATTAATG
This genomic interval carries:
- a CDS encoding penicillin-binding protein 1A, yielding MNSIKQILIISTSIILSSIALIYYVYLLIVPSLPPLDNLADYRPKEPLQVFTKEGDLIAEFGEEHRDFIKINNVPQKMINAIIATEDRRFFEHNGIDFIGIFRATYKTLLGISFEGASTITMQVARNFFLTSDKTIKRKISEILLSLEIEKHLSKEQILELYMNQIYLGQRSFGFNSAANTYFSKNLNELNTAEMALLAGLPKAPSRYNPFNNYDLAIKRQKDVLASMLRHGFIDEPTYIIAIDEQINLKESKMKKDVDAEFIAEMVRKDLFEEFGEKIYSSGLKVYTTIKSTNQKLANQAVRDGIISYINRHQPREPDGIFDLENFISNETIENEEKLKKEVIEFLKKFSTFDDFIPGVITKMQPLEIEVILKDGRTINVYKKGLKLIENDKGYEDEHEEYRRIKVGGVYHFTKFSKDWIITQLPEVESALVAMDPNSGEINALVGGFNFQKNKYNHITQAFRQPGSVFKPFIYSAAIEKGVTPATLVNDNFFFMTADELMTKENWEPKNYNDKYDGPTRLRVGLSKSKNMVAIRTLKYIDPKYAQDYVSRFGFDKKKIPPYLSLALGVAEVKPINLISAFAVFANGGYLKEPYYIDKIIDSNDRQIKLKSSITNEDTPRIIDPRNAFIMDSLLKDVIKDGTAKRARILKRTDIAGKTGTTNDLIDAWFVGYNPEHIALTWFGYDTPQSLGKHETGSRAALPIWIDYMKGALDGLPEKIYAEPEGIIPHKINPVDGTLTSNDDESGIYEYFYEEFYPQDNAFFMIN
- a CDS encoding 3-dehydroquinate synthase; the protein is MKILNVELGDRSYPIYIGSGVLEDAKIITSHIKTKIICIVSNTTVSQLYLENLKNLLDDYQVIEAIIDDGEEFKNYDSLNYIYTKLLENQCNRDTTILALGGGVVGDIAGYAAASFLRGIPFVQIPTTLLAQVDSSVGGKTGINHLLGKNMIGAFYQPQAVVIDLNVLKTLDNRQISAGLAEVIKYGLIWDEDFFKYLEVNIENLKQLDFDHLEHVIYRSCEIKAKVVSEDEKESGIRAILNLGHTFGHAIENCLGYGEWLHGEAVGCGMVLAAKMSLTQAWLSESEFDRVKDLIFRANLPIEKPKIDYENFIGAMKLDKKNKDKEIYLVLQQGIGKAIVTNKYSSSALDDVIKS
- a CDS encoding deoxyguanosinetriphosphate triphosphohydrolase (dGTPase family type 2 subfamily; presumably hydrolyzes dGTP to deoxyguanosine and triphosphate) — translated: MKQYAVHENNSLGREHLENKSPLRNDFQRDRDRIIHSSAFRRLMYKTQVFVNHEGDMFRTRLTHSLEVSQISRGVARSLELNEDLSETIALAHDLGHTPFGHAGQDALNQCMKSHGGFEHNYQSLRVVDKLEKRYINFSGLNLTFESREGILKHCSTKNASALGKVGERFLNKTKPSLEAQIVDIADSIAYNIHDLEDGYRSGILTISKLKQLDFFAENYGNLSNNLNSNEIDEKVCVYETLRRMMFILINDVTNNSRKLLNQSNIKTIDEVRNHKTTLINFSETIQNYLNDCRSFLRIKLYEHPRVKLMTSNANKIITDLFNYYNDNFETLPIDYKTPDKKHRSIADFLSGMTDRFANEIHKSLN